One window of the Natrinema sp. CBA1119 genome contains the following:
- a CDS encoding ABC transporter permease: MSTPDVDRHGGGFASDVWVTFVRWTIKSVRNPFVLVVSLVQPIIFLVLFTQVFGGVATATLEGISYETYLVPAIVIQVALVAAATSGIGLVNDIETGMFEKILVSPMNRTAVFLGKTLAEVVRIVVQVVIVLGLGVLLGAEIATGIAGAIAIAAICVVFSIWFTAFSNVLAVVTRDEESTIIGANLLQLPLLFVSSAFLPLPALPDWIRTVATFNPITYGVDAARAVMLGEDTMTVIEVTRFGGMWDTLVPALAVLVGLAFTFGSVAVYAIGRAASADVR, translated from the coding sequence ATGAGTACGCCAGATGTCGACCGTCACGGTGGGGGCTTCGCGAGCGACGTGTGGGTCACGTTCGTCCGGTGGACGATCAAGTCGGTTCGGAACCCGTTCGTGCTCGTCGTTTCGCTCGTCCAGCCGATCATCTTCCTCGTGCTCTTCACGCAGGTGTTCGGCGGCGTCGCGACGGCCACCCTCGAGGGGATCAGCTATGAGACGTATCTCGTGCCGGCGATCGTGATCCAGGTGGCGCTGGTAGCGGCCGCGACGTCGGGAATCGGGCTGGTCAACGACATCGAGACCGGGATGTTCGAGAAGATACTGGTCAGTCCGATGAACCGGACCGCCGTCTTCCTGGGGAAGACGCTCGCCGAGGTCGTTCGCATCGTCGTACAGGTCGTAATCGTGCTCGGATTGGGTGTGTTGCTCGGTGCCGAAATCGCGACCGGAATCGCGGGCGCGATTGCAATCGCGGCCATCTGCGTCGTGTTCTCGATCTGGTTCACTGCATTCTCGAACGTACTGGCCGTGGTGACCCGCGACGAGGAGTCGACGATTATCGGGGCGAACCTGCTTCAGTTGCCCTTGCTGTTCGTTTCGAGTGCGTTTCTCCCGTTGCCGGCGCTTCCGGATTGGATTCGGACGGTCGCGACGTTCAACCCGATCACCTACGGTGTCGACGCCGCTCGCGCGGTGATGCTCGGCGAGGATACGATGACCGTGATCGAAGTTACCCGGTTCGGCGGGATGTGGGACACGCTCGTGCCGGCACTCGCTGTTCTCGTGGGACTCGCGTTCACGTTCGGATCGGTCGCCGTCTACGCGATCGGCCGCGCAGCCAGCGCCGACGTTCGCTGA
- a CDS encoding ABC transporter ATP-binding protein: MTDYAIEARDVAVTYADGTEAVRGVDLLVERGEFVGFLGPNGAGKTTTIKTLVTLLRPTDGSIVVNGFDAIEEPRQVRSTVGYMAQETSIDPELTARENLRFACDAYGVPRAQRDDRIDELLELVELTDVANKVADDFSGGMKKRLDAATALVHRPPLVFLDEPTTGLDPAARNRLWEYFRRINDEGTTVFLTTQYLEEADQLCERLSVIQDGTVVAEGTPEELKRRVGGEILAVELAEPDESERAVAVARDESLFADGAAIEATEPGLTVTARDARTRGTELLVSLRDAGIDVIGFDVRAPTLDDVFLAVTGEGNEDDSSTERVSDTTDAARSETIGNSGRDSRDARESTVSDESETGNGVNRDEVNR; the protein is encoded by the coding sequence GTGACCGACTACGCTATCGAAGCGCGCGACGTGGCGGTGACGTACGCGGACGGGACCGAAGCGGTCCGCGGCGTCGACCTCCTCGTCGAACGCGGCGAGTTCGTCGGCTTTCTGGGACCGAACGGCGCGGGCAAGACGACGACGATCAAGACGCTGGTGACGCTCCTGCGACCGACCGACGGCTCCATCGTTGTCAACGGATTCGACGCCATCGAGGAGCCCCGACAGGTGCGGTCGACGGTCGGCTATATGGCTCAGGAGACGAGTATCGATCCCGAGTTGACCGCTCGAGAAAACCTCCGGTTCGCGTGTGACGCCTACGGCGTGCCGCGAGCGCAGCGTGACGACCGGATCGACGAACTGCTCGAACTTGTCGAACTAACCGACGTCGCGAACAAAGTCGCGGACGACTTCTCCGGCGGGATGAAAAAGCGCCTCGACGCGGCGACCGCGCTCGTCCACCGGCCGCCGCTAGTATTCCTCGATGAGCCGACGACTGGACTCGATCCGGCAGCGCGAAATCGGCTCTGGGAGTACTTTCGGCGGATCAACGACGAGGGAACGACCGTCTTTCTGACGACTCAGTATCTCGAGGAGGCCGACCAGTTGTGCGAGCGGCTGTCGGTCATTCAGGACGGAACGGTCGTCGCGGAGGGGACACCTGAAGAGCTGAAACGTCGCGTCGGCGGCGAGATACTCGCGGTCGAGCTGGCAGAGCCCGACGAGAGCGAGCGCGCAGTAGCGGTCGCCCGCGATGAGTCGCTGTTCGCTGACGGGGCGGCGATCGAAGCGACAGAGCCGGGGCTCACAGTGACGGCTCGCGATGCGCGCACGCGTGGGACGGAGTTGTTAGTCTCACTGCGGGACGCCGGAATCGACGTTATCGGGTTCGACGTCCGTGCGCCGACGCTCGACGACGTGTTCCTCGCGGTGACGGGTGAGGGGAACGAAGACGACTCGTCGACGGAACGCGTGTCGGACACGACCGACGCTGCACGGTCCGAAACGATCGGTAACAGCGGCCGTGACTCGAGAGACGCGAGAGAATCGACGGTGAGCGACGAGAGCGAAACCGGGAACGGTGTCAATCGAGACGAGGTGAACCGATGA